The proteins below are encoded in one region of Phaseolus vulgaris cultivar G19833 chromosome 1, P. vulgaris v2.0, whole genome shotgun sequence:
- the LOC137814248 gene encoding calmodulin-3-like has product MEGALTDDQIAEFQEAFCLIDKDCDGFISVEELTTTFRSIVGNPTKKEIQDMISEVDIDGNGSIDFEEFLSIMGRKMKETLSEELKEAFKVFDRDEDGYISATELRNVMMSLGERLTDEEAEQMIRDADLDGDGQVSFDEFARIMMLK; this is encoded by the exons ATGGAAGGTGCACTGACGGATGATCAGATTGCTGAATTCCAAGAAGCCTTTTGCCTCATTGACAAGGATTGTGATG GATTCATTAGCGTGGAGGAATTGACGACCACTTTCCGATCAATAGTAGGGAACCCAACAAAGAAAGAAATCCAAGACATGATCAGTGAGGTGGACATTGATGGTAATGGGAGTATAGATTTTGAAGAGTTCTTGAGTATTATGGGTAGAAAAATGAAG gAAACTTTATCTGAAGAGCTGAAAGAAGCCTTCAAAGTGTTTGATAGAGATGAAGACGGATACATATCCGCCACTGAG CTGAGGAACGTAATGATGAGTTTGGGAGAGAGGCTGACAGATGAAGAGGCAGAACAAATGATCAGAGATGCAGATTTGGATGGGGATGGCCAAGTTAGCTTTGATGAATTTGCGAGGATTATGATGCTCAAATGA
- the LOC137814250 gene encoding peptidyl-prolyl cis-trans isomerase CYP63 isoform X1 has translation MGLEKNVRVFFDVSIDADPVERIVIQLFDSIVPKTAENFRALCTGEKGIGESTGKPLHYKGTSFHRIIKGFMAQGGDFSRGNGTGGESIYGGKFADENFKLRHDGPGFLSMANSGPNTNGSQFFITFKRQPHLDGKHVVFGKVVNGMDALKKIELVGTSDGKPTQTVKIIDCGEVFETKAQHTVEKEKGKRRKSGKPLNSDDSSESSDKKSRGKRKKSSKDTKTKRRRYSTSDSDSYSSDSESDSASDSESDSSDSDSSSYGKHQKRRNKRKHGKKRKIGRNQRKRSRHSRSRRSKHKSRRSSEDSSDSSSTSGSSSSDEKADRRSSGRKTHADNKAERNQDTEKQSSSLPRQDQIIPEQTTDTKIRRTVDKQSHEEGELSPENGAFVNNGHDTQAEFSKPAKQHANSDVSNDNRSARTGRSPTRDSGELELNQGRALLQASFGQKASEPAAPKHGHRFSKSPSPNGMPKRIKKGRGFTERYAFARRYRTPSPERSTRTYRYGDRNIRRNFDRNTSYRSYSERSPPRRYRSPPGGRNRPRYQSRRSLSRSISRSPVRGRFRDRDRSRSPRRSLSPEDRRPPISDRLKSRLGPRSDERLADRRGRSKSNSRSNGSSRSRSPDATPPKRHDKRTSVSRSRSRSSSSSGQKGLVSYGDASPDSGVR, from the exons ATGGGTCTGGAAAAGAATGTTCGTGTATTTTTCGATGTCTCAATTGATGCCGACCCCGTGGAAAGAATTGTTATCCAG CTTTTTGATAGTATTGTTCCAAAGACAGCCGAGAATTTTCGGGCGCTCTGTACAG GTGAGAAGGGCATTGGAGAATCAACTGGGAAACCTTTGCATTATAAGGGAACAAGCTTTCATCGCATAATTAAAGGTTTCATGGCTCAA GGTGGTGATTTTTCAAGGGGTAATG GCACGGGTGGGGAAAGTATATATGGTGGAAAATTTGCAG ATGAAAATTTCAAACTAAGACATGATGGACCTGGCTTTCTTTCTATGGCTAATAGTGGGCCTAACACAAATGGATCTCAGTTCTTTATTACATTCAAGCGCCAACCTCATCTTGATGG GAAACAtgttgtttttggaaaagttgTCAATGGAATGGATGCTCTGAAGAAAATTGAGCTGGTAGGAACATCCGATGGGAAACCTACCCAGACAGTTAAAATTATTGATTGTGGTGAAGTTTTTGAAACAAAAGCTCAGCATACGGTTGAGAAGGAGAAAG GGAAAAGGAGAAAATCAGGGAAACCCCTTAATTCTGATGATAGTTCTGAGTCTTCCGACAAAAAGTCAAgggggaaaagaaaaaaatcttcCAAAGACACGAAGACAAAAAGGAGAAGATACTCAACATCTGATAGTGATAGTTATTCCTCAGATTCTGAATCAGATTCAGCTTCAGATTCTGAATCGGATTCTTCTGATTCTGATTCCTCTAGTTATGGGAAACACCAGAAGAGGAGAAATAAGCGCAAGCATGGGAAGAAGAGGAAAATTGGTCGAAACCAGAGAAAGAGAAGTAGGCACAGTCGAAGTAGAAGATCAAAGCACAAGTCTAGGCG CAGTTCTGAGGATTCAAGTGATAGCTCTAGTACTAGTGGTAGTAGTTCTAGCGATGAGAAAGCTGATCGTCGCTCCTCAGGTCGGAAAACACATGCTGACAATAAAGCAGAAAGAAATCAAG ACACAGAAAAGCAATCTTCGAGCCTTCCTCGACAAGATCAAATTATTCCAGAGCAAACAACGGATACCAAGATTAGAAGAACTGTGGACAAGCAATCACATGAAGAAGGTGAATTGTCTCCGGAAAATGGGGCATTTGTGAATAACGGGCATGATACTCAAGCTGAATTTAGTAAACCTGCTAAACAACATGCTAATTCAGATGTTTCAAATGACAATAG AAGTGCAAGAACTGGGAGAAGTCCTACCAGGGATTCTGGTGAGCTAGAGCTAAACCAAGGACGTGCTTTGTTGCAGGCTAGTTTTGGTCAAAAAGCATCTGAACCTGCAGCCCCTAAACATGGTCATCGCTTTTCAAAAAGCCCTTCACCAAATGGCATGCCTAAGCGTATTAAAAAAGGACGTGGTTTTACTGAGCGCTATGCCTTTGCCCGCAGATATCGTACTCCATCTCCTGAGCGGTCTACTCGCACATACCGATATGGTGATAGAAATATAAGGAGGAACTTTGATAG AAACACAAGCTACAGAAGTTATTCTGAGCGATCTCCACCACGACGTTATCGAAGTCCCCCTGGGGGTAGAAATCGTCCAAG ATACCAAAGCAGGAGAAGTCTTAGTAGGAGCATCTCTCGCAGTCCAGTGCGTGGCCGTTTTAGAGACCGTGACCGGAGTCGAAGCCCAAGACGTAGTCTTAGTCCTGAAGACAGGCGACCTCCCATAAGTGACAGGTTAAAATCTCGACTTGGTCCAAGAAGTGATGAACGATTGGCAGACAGGAGGGGTAGGTCAAAGTCCAATTCTAGGAGCAATGGCTCTTCTCGCTCCAGATCCCCTGATGCTACACCACCAAAACGACATGATAAAAGGACTTCCGTATCTCGTAGCAGGTCTAGGTCCAGCTCTTCATCCGGTCAGAAGGGTTTAGTTTCTTATGGAGATGCTAGTCCTGATTCTGGGGTTAGGTAA
- the LOC137814250 gene encoding peptidyl-prolyl cis-trans isomerase CYP63 isoform X2 encodes MGLEKNVRVFFDVSIDADPVERIVIQLFDSIVPKTAENFRALCTGEKGIGESTGKPLHYKGTSFHRIIKGFMAQGGDFSRGNGTGGESIYGGKFADENFKLRHDGPGFLSMANSGPNTNGSQFFITFKRQPHLDGKHVVFGKVVNGMDALKKIELVGTSDGKPTQTVKIIDCGEVFETKAQHTVEKEKGKRRKSGKPLNSDDSSESSDKKSRGKRKKSSKDTKTKRRRYSTSDSDSYSSDSESDSASDSESDSSDSDSSSYGKHQKRRNKRKHGKKRKIGRNQRKRSRHSRSRRSKHKSRRSEDSSDSSSTSGSSSSDEKADRRSSGRKTHADNKAERNQDTEKQSSSLPRQDQIIPEQTTDTKIRRTVDKQSHEEGELSPENGAFVNNGHDTQAEFSKPAKQHANSDVSNDNRSARTGRSPTRDSGELELNQGRALLQASFGQKASEPAAPKHGHRFSKSPSPNGMPKRIKKGRGFTERYAFARRYRTPSPERSTRTYRYGDRNIRRNFDRNTSYRSYSERSPPRRYRSPPGGRNRPRYQSRRSLSRSISRSPVRGRFRDRDRSRSPRRSLSPEDRRPPISDRLKSRLGPRSDERLADRRGRSKSNSRSNGSSRSRSPDATPPKRHDKRTSVSRSRSRSSSSSGQKGLVSYGDASPDSGVR; translated from the exons ATGGGTCTGGAAAAGAATGTTCGTGTATTTTTCGATGTCTCAATTGATGCCGACCCCGTGGAAAGAATTGTTATCCAG CTTTTTGATAGTATTGTTCCAAAGACAGCCGAGAATTTTCGGGCGCTCTGTACAG GTGAGAAGGGCATTGGAGAATCAACTGGGAAACCTTTGCATTATAAGGGAACAAGCTTTCATCGCATAATTAAAGGTTTCATGGCTCAA GGTGGTGATTTTTCAAGGGGTAATG GCACGGGTGGGGAAAGTATATATGGTGGAAAATTTGCAG ATGAAAATTTCAAACTAAGACATGATGGACCTGGCTTTCTTTCTATGGCTAATAGTGGGCCTAACACAAATGGATCTCAGTTCTTTATTACATTCAAGCGCCAACCTCATCTTGATGG GAAACAtgttgtttttggaaaagttgTCAATGGAATGGATGCTCTGAAGAAAATTGAGCTGGTAGGAACATCCGATGGGAAACCTACCCAGACAGTTAAAATTATTGATTGTGGTGAAGTTTTTGAAACAAAAGCTCAGCATACGGTTGAGAAGGAGAAAG GGAAAAGGAGAAAATCAGGGAAACCCCTTAATTCTGATGATAGTTCTGAGTCTTCCGACAAAAAGTCAAgggggaaaagaaaaaaatcttcCAAAGACACGAAGACAAAAAGGAGAAGATACTCAACATCTGATAGTGATAGTTATTCCTCAGATTCTGAATCAGATTCAGCTTCAGATTCTGAATCGGATTCTTCTGATTCTGATTCCTCTAGTTATGGGAAACACCAGAAGAGGAGAAATAAGCGCAAGCATGGGAAGAAGAGGAAAATTGGTCGAAACCAGAGAAAGAGAAGTAGGCACAGTCGAAGTAGAAGATCAAAGCACAAGTCTAGGCG TTCTGAGGATTCAAGTGATAGCTCTAGTACTAGTGGTAGTAGTTCTAGCGATGAGAAAGCTGATCGTCGCTCCTCAGGTCGGAAAACACATGCTGACAATAAAGCAGAAAGAAATCAAG ACACAGAAAAGCAATCTTCGAGCCTTCCTCGACAAGATCAAATTATTCCAGAGCAAACAACGGATACCAAGATTAGAAGAACTGTGGACAAGCAATCACATGAAGAAGGTGAATTGTCTCCGGAAAATGGGGCATTTGTGAATAACGGGCATGATACTCAAGCTGAATTTAGTAAACCTGCTAAACAACATGCTAATTCAGATGTTTCAAATGACAATAG AAGTGCAAGAACTGGGAGAAGTCCTACCAGGGATTCTGGTGAGCTAGAGCTAAACCAAGGACGTGCTTTGTTGCAGGCTAGTTTTGGTCAAAAAGCATCTGAACCTGCAGCCCCTAAACATGGTCATCGCTTTTCAAAAAGCCCTTCACCAAATGGCATGCCTAAGCGTATTAAAAAAGGACGTGGTTTTACTGAGCGCTATGCCTTTGCCCGCAGATATCGTACTCCATCTCCTGAGCGGTCTACTCGCACATACCGATATGGTGATAGAAATATAAGGAGGAACTTTGATAG AAACACAAGCTACAGAAGTTATTCTGAGCGATCTCCACCACGACGTTATCGAAGTCCCCCTGGGGGTAGAAATCGTCCAAG ATACCAAAGCAGGAGAAGTCTTAGTAGGAGCATCTCTCGCAGTCCAGTGCGTGGCCGTTTTAGAGACCGTGACCGGAGTCGAAGCCCAAGACGTAGTCTTAGTCCTGAAGACAGGCGACCTCCCATAAGTGACAGGTTAAAATCTCGACTTGGTCCAAGAAGTGATGAACGATTGGCAGACAGGAGGGGTAGGTCAAAGTCCAATTCTAGGAGCAATGGCTCTTCTCGCTCCAGATCCCCTGATGCTACACCACCAAAACGACATGATAAAAGGACTTCCGTATCTCGTAGCAGGTCTAGGTCCAGCTCTTCATCCGGTCAGAAGGGTTTAGTTTCTTATGGAGATGCTAGTCCTGATTCTGGGGTTAGGTAA